A single window of Onychomys torridus chromosome 8, mOncTor1.1, whole genome shotgun sequence DNA harbors:
- the Lrrc59 gene encoding leucine-rich repeat-containing protein 59, with protein sequence MTKAGSKGGNLRDKLDGNELDLSLSDLNEVPVKELAALPKATVLDLSCNKLSSLPSDFCGLTHLVKLDLSKNKLQQLPADFGRLVNLQHLDLLNNRLVTLPVSFAQLKNLKWLDLKDNPLDPVLAKVAGDCLDEKQCKQCANKVLQHMKAVQADQERERQRRLEVEREAEKRREAKLQAKEAKERELRKREKAEEKERRRKEYDAQKASKREQEKKPKKETNQAPKSKSGSRPRKPPPRKHTRSWVVLKVLLLLLLMCVAGGLVACRMTGLQHQPLCNSVNTIYDNAVQGLRHHEILRWVLQTDSQQ encoded by the exons ATGACCAAGGCCGGTAGCAAGGGCGGGAACCTCCGCGACAAGCTGGACGGCAATGAGCTGGACCTGAGCCTTAGCGACCTGAATGAGGTCCCCGTCAAGGAGCTG GCTGCACTCCCAAAGGCCACCGTATTGGATCTGTCCTGCAATAAACTGAGCTCTCTTCCG TCGGATTTCTGTGGCCTCACACATCTGGTGAAGTTGGACCTCAGCAAGAACAAGCTGCAGCAGCTGCCCGCAGACTTTGGTCGCCTGGTCAACCTTCAGCATTTGGATCTCCTCAACAACAGGCTGGTCACCCTGCCTGTCAGCTTTGCTCAGCTCAAG AACCTGAAGTGGCTGGATCTGAAAGACAATCCCCTGGATCCTGTCCTGGCCAAGGTGGCAGGAGATTGCTTGGATGAGAAGCAGTGTAAGCAGTGTGCAAACAAG GTGTTACAGCACATGAAGGCCGTGCAGGCAGATCAGGAACGAGAGCGGCAGCGCCGGCTGGAAGTGGAGCGAG AGGCAGAGAAGAGGCGGGAGGCCAAGCTGCAGGCTAAGGAGGCAAAGGAGCGGGAGCTGCGGAAGCGGGAGAAGGCGGAGGAGAAGGAGCGTCGGCGGAAGGAGTACGATGCCCAGAAAGCTTCCAAGCGGGAGCAGGAGAAGAAGCCCAAGAAGGAGACGAACCAGGCCCCAA AATCTAAGTCTGGCTCTCGTCCTCGCAAGCCACCACCCCGGAAACACACACGCTCCTGGGTTGTGCTGAAGGTGTTGCTGCTCTTGCTGCTAATGTGTGTGGCAGGAGGGCTGGTTGCATGCCGGATGACAGGGCTGCAGCACCAGCCCCTCTGCAACAGCGTGAACACCATCTACGACAATGCCGTCCAGGGCCTGCGCCATCATGAGATCCTCCGGTGGGTCCTCCAGACCGACTCCCAGCAGTGA